The Periophthalmus magnuspinnatus isolate fPerMag1 chromosome 19, fPerMag1.2.pri, whole genome shotgun sequence region taaaaatccccaaaaaatgaatacagtgcatgaaaaatgaaaaaaaggaataaaaatataaaaaatccaaaGTACTGGGAATGATTCCAAAAacagcaataatatctccatagagacaaacagacctgtcattcaaaaatattatatagGGCACCTTTGAGGAAGGGTTAGTCCATGCCCTGTGGTAAAATATACACACACCAGTTGATAAAAGCTTGGGGAAAGGTTGCTCATTAACAAACCTGTTAATTGCAGGGAATGCAACCTCACAGGAACCATCTTTATTCTGCATATTCACTTTTGTTACAGACTAAATGAGAAAGTATGAGCACTGAATATGTACCGTATAAATCCAAAGTATAAAAAATTCATTGTCCTGTCTTACACATGGCCAGCGACAGTGTGGCACCTCGGCTCCACTCTCCTTCACAATACTCCCTTAATAGAAATTTATGACTTCCTGAATCTTGAAAacgggaggcagaggaggacaaCAGAATTCCATCCtctgggtgtttttattttccgtGTGTCTCAGTCCAAACAGCCCCAGGGGCCCTAACAAAGCTTAAATCTCTGCGCTTCTCTCTCACTGTGGCATTTTGTTTGTCCTACGTCTTCTGCTGTTTAATTTATGAACACTTGAGGTGAGTTATGTCTGAGAAACTTTTACCAGAGTATAGACCTGTTAACACATGCAGACTTGTAAAGTAGTTCAAGGTTGGGGAAAGTTATTTTagcaaaatgtgtgaaattgCGATGATAaatcagaaacaaaaacaaagcttgtGACAGTTATAGTTTCTCATaatttgtatttgaacaaacataacatagaaatattacacaatactgacttttcacagttttaaatcattataaaactcttatttacacatatacattcatattacatttatataatacaataataacacaatgGCAGTGTATGCTTTGAAGACATTGAAAAAGACATTTGGTTTGAACCCCTGCAGACATAGTGCACTTAACACATCACAACAAATGAATAGGCATTACACGTATTATGCGCTGTCCAGTGTAATTGGCTTAATAcagcattttaattaatttcaatatATCTTATATATAGAGTAACAACTTTGGTAACACTGAACTCAAGTCACAAATCTCTTTCAAATATGATGATTACTAAATGTATAATAAGGTAAAACGTTTGATAATATTCATTTATCTGTAGAATTATACATGTTTGCAAAATAGGATTACTCAGAAAATGTCCACTTTTTGGATATATAAATACTCAAATGTCTCCACTATGCTACAtatatttgctttttatttggttttagtGCTTGCAGCATTCTGGATAattcacttctttttttttttttcaatcagtGCAAATTCTTCCTTTTTAAGACATTTATAATCTCCTTTAACATAAGACTGAAACCAATTCCAGTCAGTTATGCTCGCCTCAAAATGTAGGCTTATTTCTGTATGAGGCATGGTGGACTTTTGAAGCCACTTTGAAATCCTGGACACCTGACTTCAAGATTGCACGCACTGTCCAAACTGTCTAGATTTCTTTAGATTGGTAGTGTCCTCTTTATCTCAATTCAAGAACAACCCACAAATGCAGCTTATTTGACTGCACCAAAATGGCTACCGACCAACACTGCTCTGCCTTCTGAAATCAGTGCTCTGGGGCCTTTCTAGCCACCCTTCTAGCCACATTGCATCCTCTTAGCGGGACAGGGCTAGCTTACGCCTTGCCGTTAGCGCTGGCGGTTTCTGTTTTGGAACACGCATTTTCCCCCTTGCGTATCTCAGTCTATAGGTAGCTCACATGGTATCTGCTGAGCCGCTTTAGCCTTGAGGTAGGCCTCCTGGAAGTCCTTGTATCTAGGAGCACATCCCAGCCAGGCCTCTCCAAAATGCACCCTCCCCGTGAAGAGGAAACtgcctggtcctggttttacaCCGCACTGTAACAGAGTCCGGATTTCGCCCTGGCTGGTGAGGCGACTGTTACCGCTGGTGAAGAGAGCGTACTTCTGCCGGAAAACCCGTGTCGCGCTGACTTTGATCACAGCGGCTCTTAAAGTATCGTCGTCTTCAACTGATCGGATGTTTCCACGCACCACTGCAGAGAAAAGAACTCGAAGTTAGACATGCTTTCAGCTAGTGTTGGTATTCTGGTGTAATTCAAGTATTTAGATAGTGATGATGTCTCTATATACCAaaataatgtcaaaatgtcaaatCGCTTTCTCTCCAAACATGACTCACAGTGCCAAACAGGCCAGAGGGAGTGTTTTAGGAGTACTATTTTATGGAGAGAATCTAAAAGTGCCATGTATTGAAGCTTTTGTCTCTGATTATTACGACCATTCTTTTTTGTCCACTCATTTTTTCCTCTCCCCCTACCAATTTGACTCTGAACCCTCAAGTTATTCCATATTTGACTATTCCATACTTTGTACTGTCTCTTACCAACCACCAACTCAACCTAAAAGCCGTTGTCAAAGTCCCAACTAATCCTAACTTTTGTTGCAGGCTGAACCTTTCACCACTCCCATTACAACTCAATCAGATTAGTCCACATCTCCTTCTTTTAGGGGGGTGGACTGGTTGGATTAGACCACTACAGTGCCTTCTTTGGGGGTTCCTTAAAGGTTTCGGGGTGAGGATTGCTGCTATTTCACCTTTCACCTTTGCACTTTTGAGAAGAGGATTTGGAGGTGCCGGTTTTAGCACAGGAGATTTGTAGTTCCTAATTTGATATAACGCCTTTCATTTGGCAGTCTTTTGAAAATATGGTAATCCTGTTAGAAAACTGACAGGGCTCATTAGTGTGACAATAAAATTTCAGGTAACTTACCAAAGTCACTAGTGCATACAGCCATCAAGATCTCGGTATTGTTGCAAGGTCTGCAGGCATCTGTCAAGAAAAAGGAGGAACTGTCCGTTAGGAAACTTGTACAATATCCAAAGAGACACCTATATGCTAATGTACAGCTAAGCCTCAGTTAATTGCCCATCCGGATCAATGTAAAGGAATCTGTTAGTTAGTAAAGACTTTTTCAATACAGGACAGACCAACCACAGAGCCACAACTAGCAGCTGCtacttttcattttacattttatagttGGAGCGGCAAAGTTTTTAGGTGTGAGATCCTTCCTAAGCAGACAATTTAAAagccctccctcccctccttcctATCCCTCTGTCCCAATGCCTTCCTGGGTGTCTACAGTCACACCTCATCAAAGCTTAGAAGAAGGGGAGGCCACTTCAAAAGATTCCAGCTCAAAACCACTTCTGAGAAAGTTCCCCCTTAATTTACCAAAAGCCTGACAAATTATCTGAAaggaatatttaaaatgtgaacccTTCTGAAGCCATGGATTTAAATTTTAAGCTGTGgcatttttaaagttcatttttttgGTTGCCCTCCTAAGAAACTTGATAAATGAGATTCCTTCCTCCCTAGTCTTAATAGTGTGTGTGGGAGAGTAGGGGTGGACTAAAGGGGTGCACTTCTCCAGACCAGTCTCCACAGCCCCAACAAAAGATCGGAGCATCTCAGCTGGGCACAGGCTAACCCCCCCGGTTGCCTAGGAGACGGCAGTAATCCCAGAATGCTCATTGAAAGGGGCCCAGGACACTGGAGAGAAAGCACACCCCCACATACTGTGTCTTtgtgccccctcctccctccacttcACTCTGGTCGAAGCCTCCTTTGAATCCCAAGCAGCCATTCCACAGGCCACAGGCTGCGGTGGTGAAGTTTGCCCACATCCTCCCATGCACACTGGGCTTTTAAGAATTATGGCATGAATTATCTACAGAGCTGcctttggggggaaaaaatgtgGTTTGGCTTTTGGGAAGTACAAAAAGGATCACTCCTACTTGCCCTTGTGTCAGACTTTTTTAAAAGATGTCAAACTGGATCATatgtagataaaaaaaaaatatcttggtTATTTTGGCATAGGTGCAATAACAGATTGTTTTAAAGGTTTATCTGTAATTCATAATACAGTCATAGATCAAAAATGTGTGTACTTCATTGGACAGGGTTGCACCAGCATGGACCTCCTTGGTTAAtggcaaatgaatatgcaaatcaCTGCACATTAGGAGACGTGATGAACCCAAAAGGAGATGGAGGTGAAAGGAAAATCCTTCTCAACAGGCTCCAATCAATAAACCATTTAATACTTGACAAACCCAAAGtaactttcaaaatggctgctggcAGGACCCTCACCTTCACTGGTCACTTGGTTGGAGTCCATTGACAGCTGTGCGCTCCAGTCTCCTCTCAGCTCATATCTGAAAGACGCGATCTTTCTGCTGATGTCCTGGTGAGGTGTAGCTTGGAGGAACAGTGCCACCTTCTCCCCTGGCAGCCGGCTGAAACACCTGACCCGCGGTGGGGCAGACGTACCCAGGCGGTCCCCTACCAGTAGCTCCAGCACCCCATCCCGTTCCAGGTACAGCTGAGCCCCATGGAACTGCTCTGAGGGCTTGACACAGGCTGTGATGAGACCTGAGCTACTGCCTCCAGGTCCCACTGCTACATAGGGCAGGCGGGGGGACAGGGTGAGGCGCAGTGCCCCTGTAGGGTACAACCAGTCCAGGGTACCCTCCGAGCAGTGCAGGGAGATCTGCTCCACGCTGCCCTGCTGCTGGGACAACCCACTGTGGAGGAAAAATAGTTACACATGAtgagtttttttctgttatgcATTCTCTAATGCAGCCCTTTTATTTATGTGGCATATATTCACCAATAAAAATAGCATCAGACGTGTATCTCTTAATCATAAAGGTTAGTGGGGTTTTATCAGCctaataaatgattaaagagATTACTCTGGTTTGAGTTAGATTGCGCCACCTAGTAGTGATTCTGCAAAGCATGCACACCATTAACGCTTCTAAATCACATTGAATTTCTTGAAAATCCCTGCTCCATCCAATGATTTataatgtgcatatgaaactacAAATTGTGCTCTACTAACAGCGCATTTTGCACGGTGCATAAGCTTTAACCCAGACGTCTCCTGCTTGTCTGGACAGTCCATGCCTCCTGCAGACAAACGCTGCTGGAGTCAGTCACCCCAAAGCTCCAGAAACATTTTAATTGCGCCCTAATGGCAAGTCCAAACATGTTGCACTCCAGCACGCATTGTCCCTttctagaggtcagaggtcggaTCAACAGATAAGCAACGTAAGTTTAACGCACAAGTGCTATTAGTTTAAGcaaattaaacatttacataaaaatgaaatactcgCCTTCCTCTCCAACTGCACTGGTCCTCGGAATAGTACGACATGGCCACGTCAAAACAGATAAGAAATACAATCCAAAATGCGTAAATCCAAGCGAAACGGTACGCAGACATCTTCAGTGGAGAGTGGAGCCAAGTGAAGGAATGCGCAATGGATAATCCCCAAAAAACTCAACCACTCAGCCCcgcacaagaaaaaaaaacctgctaTGTAGTTACTATAGCGCTGATAAAATCCATACTCGTGCGTATCCTCTTACCCTCCGAGTTAGATAAGAGAATGGCTCACTCCGCTGTCTACCCCGTCTCAAAACCCTCTCGGCTGATGTGCGCCAGGTTCACGCAGCGCTCTGAAGTTATCCCCCAACACCAAAACttgagcagccaatcagagcgcggctTTGGAAACTTTAAACCACTCTCTTATCGCGCAGGAGGGAGGGATGTGGGCGCAGAGGAGGGGGAACAGTATGCAAAATTACTGCATTGTCTTCAAAACTGTCTGCTGAAGTAGAACTCAAGGTAGTCCAGCCTATTAGCAATTAACTAGTTAGTTTTTTAGACTGAAAAGTTAAGTTCTTAGTTCTATGTTACCCTGATGTCTCTACAATGTGCTTTTAGTCACTGGATTGTAATACCTAAGACATGTTCATTCACTTAGTCCATAGCATAGACCTACTGGACAATAGGCATTATGGTCAGACagtaaataacattataattagAAGATACGTATCACGAAATTATCACCAAATTCTAGCTGTAACTGTCGTGTATGTGTCTAAAAACATTGGATTTAATATGACATCACTGGGTCTAACCTGTTCTGTTATGTCTTGTGATGATAAAGGTAGAATGGCTCTGACTGCAGCGCTCTTTGCCCCTTACCCTGCTGAGCTCCTCTTTCATGTGCTGGTATTTATAACCGAATCAAATATTCTTTTGTGCACTGGCTGTCATCCATCTCTCCGAGTCTGCGACCACGAGCCTGCTGCATGCGTGTGCTGGGCTGGGACATCCTGGGACCTCTGATGGAGTTATGACAAGGCTTCACAGCAGCACAAAGGCACATGTGCAGAAATCCAGCTGCTTTATTGTGTGAGGCAGGGCCAGGCTTTGTTAACTGCACAGCCATTCAAACCAGTGGACTTTAAAGTGCACAGACTGACAGCAgggaaacacacagagagaaatatGAATGTATTAGTGGCTGGAGTGTGCTggttatggattttaaaagcaacCACACATCTATTTAAGATTACACACCGATTTAGACCTGTCATAAACAATAGCAAACATATATCTTCATAAAGTTGAACTATGATAAAGCAGGATGCATGAATACAATGGCTAAATAGTTGTAGATGAACACATAGATCAAGAGAAAACTGGGAGGACAATAGGCTGCattcatgttttagaatttGATGCCATAACATAATGTCAGATTGAGGGCAAGTGCCAATTATTCTATGGGAGTGGCAAGTATTatggaaagaaatatccaaaaaataGACTACGTTTATCAACactatttaatacagattgCGCAAACCTGCTTTTTTTAAAATCCAAGATATCATTCTTTTCCTTTTACCTAATAACAATCATGCCGTTGTGAGTGAAGAGCACaatcactttttcttttctgcaataatatattttaacctTAGATCATTTCTGCTGACAGAGAGGATATAGGACTTGGTGTCAGGTTTTTTTCATATGGACTGGCCCAGGAATTACTTAAACCAGGAAAAATATCTGAATTTTGACAGTACTTTCAACCTCAATTTTATACTTTTGGTGGAAGACTGTTATGATAGCATGAATCAGACTCCCCAGAAAATTACTTAAACAATAAGTTATGATCATTACAATGCATTTAATTGTAATATGTATGGAAAACGTATATATGTATGGAAAACCAATCCCTGGATTATCAATGTTTACATGCTCCCATTAATTTTGAATATTACTCATATTGTAAATACAGTACGCTTCCAACTTTGCCCCTCTGACCCCAAATGTTCCATCAACCTTAAATCAACATATCAGCGCCATAAACTCCccattaaattaaattgtgaTGTCCTAAATGTGGAAGTGTATGTACCAGGCCTGTAATCCCACATAGCACTCTGCTCCTTTTGAGTGTGTGAAAACCCAAAGCTGCCGATTCCCTTCCTCGTCAGAACAATGCCATCTTTGACTGTAACGAAACTCAGTCTGTTTGTCCTCTTACTGTAACCACTGAAGCAGGCTCGCTCCCACAGCTCGGCCCAGGacccctctctcttactctccttCTTCTCACTGTTCCGCCAATAAGAGCGTCTTCAAACAGGACCTACAAGAGTTTGCATGTGGCCGTGAGTGCTGGCTGTATTTGCTGTGCGTACTGTATCCTTTAATGTGAGTGTATGCTTAGTGTAGTGACAGTCTGCTGCTACCACTGTTTTATGGGACCTTGACATTCTGTTACACTGGCTCTGAACATGCACTTTGATACACGGAGGTCCTTCACAAGCTCGATTGACCATCTGTTTTAAGAGTAAGATATTTATTAGAGTATTACCAAATGTTTGTGTAGGTTgaggaaaaatatatttacacaatACATCAATATCTGACAATAATCACAACAGGTATATCATCTGTTTTATATAGTATGTATATGTCAATTTGATAAAACATAATTCATTTTATTGAATGTCAGTTCTCTGTCAGTTTACGGAAATATTTTGCTCCCAAATTAGCTGGTGTATTCCAGGGTTTTACAATGCAGCCAAACCAAACCTGAGTCTGTCTTTAAAATGACTGTCACACTTGGAATATTTGATTACAACAGCAAACAATGTTTTGTATAACCCATGCTGGATGCCCTTTCCTGGAACTGGAATGTTGCTTGTAACTCAATGTGTATCTAAAGTAGTACAGACTTTTTATGAATTTTTATCATAATTTTGAATACAGTCATTTACTTTGACTTATAATGTCTGTTGATAACAAAGACACACACCTTCTAAAGTGCTGATGATGAGGTAGAATATTTGACCTGGGATGCCCTTGACACCAGCTGACACTCACTGAGACACCTGGAGCCCTGTGTTCCCAGACCTCGCGGCAGGTTCCCATGGC contains the following coding sequences:
- the metrn gene encoding meteorin, with translation MSAYRFAWIYAFWIVFLICFDVAMSYYSEDQCSWRGSGLSQQQGSVEQISLHCSEGTLDWLYPTGALRLTLSPRLPYVAVGPGGSSSGLITACVKPSEQFHGAQLYLERDGVLELLVGDRLGTSAPPRVRCFSRLPGEKVALFLQATPHQDISRKIASFRYELRGDWSAQLSMDSNQVTSEDACRPCNNTEILMAVCTSDFVVRGNIRSVEDDDTLRAAVIKVSATRVFRQKYALFTSGNSRLTSQGEIRTLLQCGVKPGPGSFLFTGRVHFGEAWLGCAPRYKDFQEAYLKAKAAQQIPCELPID